The genomic DNA GCCGACCACGACCGGATCGCCCTTGCGGCGGTCCTTCTGCCAAAGCGGAACCCCGCCTCGGTCGAGGGTGGTGAGGATATTGGTGTAGACCAGCTCATAAGGCAGGGTGATCCCGATCAAGTCGAAATCACTCAGCGGGGTCTTCGATTCCAGCGAGAAGAGCGGCACCTTGTGCCGCTTCAAGGCCGCTTCCATGTCGGTCCAGGGCGTGTAAACCCGCTCGGCCCAAATCTCGGGATCGCGGTTCAGGATGTCGTAAAGGATCTTCAGACCGACATGGCTCTCGCCCATCTCATAGACGTCGGGAAAGACCAGGGCGACCCGGAGGCGAACCTGCGCGGGATCCTTGCGCACCGAGTTGACCTCGTTGCCCAAATAGCGGCCCGGCTTCTCGACTTCGGAGAGGAGACGCTGCCATTGGTCTGTGGATAAACCCGTCGCGGCCATAAGAGCCAACCTTATAGTCGGAAAGGCGAACGGGAGTCAAATGGGCAAAAAATAGAGTGATTTCGTGCGACTAAGGCAAGGTGTCCACAATCTTCTTGGCCCGGGCCTCGTCGAATTTCTGCTTCACCCGGCGGGCGTTTTCCCGAGCCTGGTCGAGGTGGCGTAGAGTCGCCTCGCGATCGCCCTTGGCCGCGATTTTTTCGGCGATCTGAAGCTCCAGCTCGATCCCATTGAGCAAGGCGGTGTCGAGGACCCGCTGGGCTCGAGCCTCGTCGAAGCTCACCTTGCCCTGCTTGGCCAGCTCGCGGCCGGCATTGAGCGGAACGACGGTATCGTCGACCTTGCCCAAATCAGCCGAGTTCTCGGCTTGGCTGAAGCGCCATTCGACCGCGGCGTCATAGGCCTGGGTCAGGATTTGGGCGACGCTGGTCTCCTGAGCCGGACTGAGCGTCGAGCCGACCAAGGCCGCATTGATCCGAGCCTGGTCGATGAAAGCCCGGACCTTGCTGATGCTTCCATCCTTCTTCACTTGGTCGACCTGTTTGGAAGCCCGCTTGAGCAGGACATCGACCGAGTTTTGCAAGGCCAGCAGCTCGATCAGATCGGCCCGCTGGGACTCGGCCTTGGTCAAGCTCCGCCCCACTTGGGCGCGACAATCCTTGGCCAGCTGGAGGTAGGCCCGGGCTTGCTCGACTTCGCCCAAGTCGGCCTTGTCTTCGGCCAACGGGAGGTAGAAGTCGGGGGCGTTCCTCAGCGCTTCGCGCTCGGCCGAGCTGCGACGGAACTTTTGTTTGGTGCTCAGCGCCTTATTGCCGAGCACCGCCGCCTGATCGACGTCCTTTAAATAAAGCCGGGTAAGCTCGACGTCGCCAGCCTTGGCCGCGGTTTCGGCCTCGGCCAGGTTCCGATCGACCGAGCTCTGATGAGTTTCGACCTCGAGATCGCCGAGCTTCTTCTCCTCGGCTTGGGTCAAGGTCTGGCCGGCCCGGTCGGCATACTCCCGAACCTTGTCCCGCGCTCCCTGGAAGCGCGCCAGCTCGCCGCTCTTGGCCGCGGTCTCGGCCTCCTTCCACTTGAGCGAAAGCGCCTTGGTGTAACCGACGGTCTCGAGCTGGACAATGACGTCGGCGGTCAAGGCCAAGCCCTGGGCCTTGGCTTGATCCAGCGTGAGATTGAGCCGGCCGAGGATCTCGCGGCCGGCGCTGACCGCGTCCTGCATTTGGACGATCTCGCCATTGGAGGAGGCCAGCATGGCCCGGGCCACCACCAAGCGCAGCTCGGCGACCAAGGATTTCTCGATCAAATTGGCCGCCCGGGTCTCGCTGAAAGGCAGCTTGGCATCGGCGGCGGCGGTCCGGGCCTTGCGGAGCCGCTCCTGAACTTGGGGGGTGTCGCCTTGGGCGGCCAAGCTTTGGGCTTGGCCCATCGCCTCGAGGTAGCGGCTGGCCGGCGAGAGCCGCAAACCTTGCAGGCTCTTGACGCCCAAGGCTTGGAGGGCGGCCTTGGCATCGGCTCCGCCGGAGCTCACCGTCTTGCCGGCTCCGTCGACGATTTGATCCTGGGTCGTCTTGGCGCCCTTGACCGGCTCGTTGTAGACGCCGTCGCCGTTGTCGATCACCTTGATGGGTCCGAGAGTGAAATCGCTCATCGTGGCCTCCTACTGCAGGGGACGACCGACGTAGATCGGCGTCTCGAGAACGGTGTTGTAGGAGTGACGTCCGGTCCAGCCCTGGCCGGTGCCGGCGCCAGTCTTGGCGTCGACGGTGATGAGCACGGTGCCGTAGCCGAAGCCGGTGCCGCCTTCACGGCTGTCGTCGCCGTGGGGATAAGAGGTCGAATCGGCGAGCCGAAGCAGGTAGCCGCCGTCGACCGCTTCGGGCTTGGCCACCAGGATGCCCATGTGGCCGGTGGCGTTGGAAGGGTACCAATCCGGCGTCGGCCAGGCGATCACGTCGCCGGGCTCGGCGTCGGCGATCTTGGCGATCCGCCGCCAGCCGGCGCTGGGCTGGTTGGCCGGGATCGCTTTCAGCGCCTTGACGTACTCGATGACCCGGGGCCGCTCGGCTTTCAGCTCGGCGAAGGCCGTCGGCGCCGAGCGTTCCAGGATCCAATTGACCATCCCCGAGCAGTCGAACTCGAAGATCCCCTTTTTCAGGTCGACCTTGGTGTTGGCGTTGTAGACCGAGGTCTTGAGCTTCTGGTCGATCAAGGCGACGTCGGCCAGCACCTTGTCGGCGGCGGTCGTCAGCTTTCTGAGCGGAGCGCCGAAAAGCCTCAGCAGCGGCCAGGCGCCGAGCGGGGCCAGCGGCGAAACCATCGCCGAAGCCGATGCCGGGATAAAATGAAAGGAAGTGGTGGCGACGCGAGCCGCCGAGCCGAAGAACGGCTCGGCCCGCAGCGCCGATGGAAAAAATCCCTTAAGGCCGGGAATCGCCTCAATGTGCCCCATGGCCGTGCCCTTTAAGACGGTTACCCTTGTCCCTTCAAGACTTCATCGAACCCCGAATCCAAAAGTTGCCGTTTAATCGGTCTCGACCCTATGCTGAGAATTCTCGGTGAACAATGAAGCGGCTCTTATTCAGCTTGGTGGCCCTTTTCCTGGTTTTCAGCTCGGCAAGAGCCGACACGGAAATCCGCGGCGACCACGTTCAAATCCGGCTGGTCCCGCTGCCGCCGCTTTCGGATCGATCGCCGGCCTTCGGCATCGAATTTCGGATCGATCCCGACTGGCACATCTATTGGCGAAATCCCGGCGATTCCGGGGCCGCCCCCAAATTCAAAGTCGAGGCGAAGGGCGGCCAGGTCCGCGGGCCGGAGTGGCCGGCGCCGGAGCGAATTCCTTACGGCACCCTGACCAACTACGGTTACAATCGCCGCGTCCTCTTTCCCTTCCAAGCCCAGCTCAATCCCGGAAGCGACGAGCTCGACTTGACGATCGGCCTCGAGTGGCTGGTCTGCAAGGTCGATTGCATCCCGGGCTTCGGAAAATTGGCGACGGTCCTGCGGCCGGATGCCGCGGTGCCGGCGCCGGCGGCCGACCCGGCCCATCCCCTGCCGCAAGCCGACGCCGGCTGGAGCTTGGGCCGCCGCTCCGACGGCGGAAATAGCGCCCGCTTCGAGCTGCGCAACGCCAAGGTCGACCTGAAAAATTTGCGCGAGGTCGATCTGTTTCCGCTCAACGGCGAGCTCTTCGCGACCCGAGCGCCGAGTTTTCAAATCGACGGCGAAGCTCTGCGGGTCGAGATCGCCTGGGCCGCCAACGCCAAGCGCGACACCGCTCCCATCGATTTCCTGCTCAGCTACCGCGAAGGCGATAAGCCGCGCCAAGCCACGATCTTGACGGCCGGCCCGGCGCCGGCCGCCGAGCGCAGCCTGGCTCAGGCCCTGCTCTTTGCCCTGCTCGGCGGCCTATTGCTCAACCTCATGCCCTGCGTTTTTCCGGTGCTTTCGATCAAGGCCTTGAGCTTGGCTCGCGAGGCCCATGACCGGCGAGCCTTGCGTCATGCCGGCTTGAGCTACGGCGCCGGAGTTTTGCTCGCCTTCGGACTGCTCGGCGGCCTCCTGCTCCTGCTCCGGGCCGGCGGCCAAGCCTTGGGCTGGGGCTTTCAACTGCAATCGCCGCTCTTCGTTTTCGCGATGGCCCTGCTCTTCTTCGCCATCGGCCTCAATTTTTTGGAATTCTTCGAGCTCGGGAACTCCTGGGCCCGCTGGGCCGGTCGGCTCCAAGGCCGGGATTCGCGGCGCTCGGCCTTCGGCACCGGCCTGCTCGCGACCCTGATCGCGACGCCTTGCACCGCTCCCTTCATGGGCAGCGCCCTCGGCTTTTCGCTATTGCTGCCGAGCTGGCAAGCCCTGCTCATCTTCCTGGCCCTGGGCTTGGGCATGGCCCTGCCGCTGCTCGGGCTTTGTTATTTCCCTTGGTGGACGCGGCATCTGCCCAAACCCGGCCCCTGGATGCAGCGGCTTCGAGAGTTTTTCGCTTTCCCGATGTTCCTGACCGCGGTCTGGCTGGGCTGGGTCTTGGTTCGCCAGGCCGGAAACGAGGCCGCCTTGGCCTTGGGCGCAGCGGCGGTCGGCCTGGCCTTGGCGCTGTGGATTTTCCGTTGGGGCGAGGGCCGCTGGGGATTTCGGATCGTCGGCGCCCTTTTCTTGGCGGCGAGCCTGATTTTGCCGGCGATCGCTCTCCGCTCGGGCAGCGAACGCCGGGCCATGGCCGAAAGCTCCCCTTGGCTGCCCTTCCAGGAGAACAGCCTCCGCGAGGCCGCGGCTCAAGGCCGGCCGGTCTTCGTCGACTTCACCGCCTCCTGGTGCATCACCTGCCAATGGAACAAAAAAACCGTATTGGAAAAAACCGAAACCTTGAAGCTCTTCCGGGACCACGGTCTCCTGCTGCTGCGGGCCGATTGGACCGACCAGGATCCGGTCATCACCCGCGCCTTGGCGGCCCAGGGCCGCAATTCGGTCCCGCTCTACCTGTTCCAAAATGAAAAAGGCGAAGTGAAACTTCTGCCCGAATTATTGTCTTTCTCGGATCTGCAAAACCTTTTCAAGGAGCCTCCATTATGAAAACCCTGCTAGCCCTCTTCGCCCTCCTCTTGAGCCCTTCCCTCAGCCTTGCCGAGGCGGTGGTCGGTCAAGCAGCCCCGGCCTTTCAAGTCAAGGACGCCGGCGGAAAGGATCAATCTCTGCAAGCCTACGCCGGCCAGTGGCTGGTCTTGGAATGGTACAACAAGGATTGCCCTTACGTGAAAAAGCACTATGGCAGCGGCAACATGCAAAGCCTGCAGAAGGCCTACACCGCCAAAGGCGTGAAGTGGTTGACGGTGATTTCCTCGGCTCCGGGGAAGCAAGGATATTTGGAGCCGGCCCAGGCCTTGGCGAACGCCCAAGCCGCCGGCTCTTCCGCCACCGCGATCTTGATCGACTCGAGCGGGACGATGGGCCAAGCCTACGGCGCCAAGACCACTCCCCACATGTACGTCATCGATCCAAAAGGCCAGCTGGTCTATGCCGGGGCGATCGACGACAACAACTCGGCCGATCCGGCGGTGATTCCGGCCTCCAAGAATTACGTCTCGGCGGCGCTCGACGCCGCGATGGCCGGCCGGCCGGTGGCGGTCGCCAGCTCCCAGCCCTATGGCTGCAGCGTCAAATACTAGGCAGATAAACCTTGAAGCAGGCGCCTCGGCGCGGCGCCGGATCGAGCCAGGCTTTGCCGCCCAAGCGCTCGGCGGTTTTTTTCACGATCGCCAGGCCCATGCCGCTGCCCGGGACCCCGCGGTGGCTGCGGAAGAAGGGGGCGAAGATTTGGTCGCGGAGCTCGGGAGCCACGCCCGGGCCCTCGTCGGAGACGGTGAGCTCGACGCCGCCCGGTCGCCGCGTGCAGTCCAAATGAATTTTGCCCTGAGGGCAAAACTTCGCGGCGTTCTGCAAGAGGTTGAGCAAGATATGGCGCAGTCCCTTGGCCGAGGAATGGAGGGGCGGCCACCGCTCCGGAGTCACCAGGCGACTCGGCAAGGTCGGATCGCTCCCGGCCAATTGCAGCAGAACCTCGTCGAGCACCTTCGCCACCTCGACCGGGCCCCGATCCCGGAGCACCCAGCCGACCTTGATGTAGTTCAAGATGTCCTCGATCAAGCCCAGCATCTGGTCGGCATTGGCCTCGATGCGGCGGAGGAAGTTCCGGCTCTTCTCCTGGTCGCTCTCCTCCTCGAGCAGGTCGGCGAAGCCTCGGATCGAGATCAGCGGAGCTTTGAGGTCGTGGGACATGGCTCCGACCAGGAACTGCATCTCCTCGTTCAAGGCCGCGACCTCCCGGGTTTTGGCGTCGAGCAGCCGCATCCCCTCGACATAATGCTTGAACAGCTGAACCCCCATCGAGAGGATGAAAACGGCGAAGCCGAATTCGGCCAAATAAAAGAAGGAGTAGACCTTGGTGACGATCATGATGTCGTTGATCAAGGAAAGGACGAAGATCGAGAAACCCAGCGGAAGCGCCACTCCCTCGAGATGCTGGCGGTAATAGCGGATCCAGGCGACGGCCAGGTAAAACAAGTTGGGGATCACCCAAAGCAGATAGAGAAAAAAGACCGGTCCGGGCTCCGCTTCCAAAACTCGGGTCGAATGGGAGCCCAGGGAGAAGACGGTGACGCTCGGAGCGTTTTTGAAGAACATTCCCTCGATGAAAATAAAAGGGGCGAAGAGCAAGCTGAGCCAGGGAACTATTCGGAAGAAATAAATCCGGTGAATGTGAAGCGACAGCGAGGTGAAGAGCACGAAAGTGATGAAGGCCGGCAGGGTCGCGGCGATCTGGAGCTGGCACCAAAAAAGCGATTCGGCCAAACCCGGGCTGGAATAGAGCCAGAAGGTCCCAAAGGAGCAGACTGCCAACCCCAGCGAGGTCAGGCCGAAAAAGAGGTAGCGAGAGCGCTCCTCGCGGCCCAAGGGCAAGATCCGGGAAAAGCCCAGATAGACGATGCCGTTCCAGAGGAAAAGGGTGCAGAAGACCAGCGAGGGCAAAGAGACCTTGCGAATTGTTTCGGGCAACCAACCCACCGATGCCAGCATGCCAGCGAAAGCTGTTTTAGTCGAACCATATCGCTTGCACCGCCAAGACGCCGAGCCCCCCGATCATGAGCAGGCCGGCCAAGGGCGCGGTGGCCGGCGTCACCAGCAGGGCCGAGCCCATCATCAAGCTCGAACCGAGCATGCCGAGCCCGGCCGAGACCATTCGGTGATGGCGGACTTGATCGGGGATGCCTTCGCCCCGGGCCGCCTGCCAAAAGGCGATGAAGCTCAAGCTGAATCCGACCGCATTGCCGGCAAGGTTCAAAGTCCGCATCCCCCACCGCATCGTTCGCGGCAAGCGGGTCAAGCCCATCAGGGCGTCATTTTGGGCCCGAACCGCCGAGAGGCCGGCGGCCTGACCGAGCAAGTGGCGCGAATACCAGATTCCACCGGCGCCGGCCGCGGCGTCGAGCGCCCCAAAGAAGCCGTGGGAAGGTCGGAACTCGCCGGTTCGGGAAAAACGCGCCATTTCGAGGCCCAGCCGGAGCAAGCCGGCCGACATCTGGAAAGCGCCGCTAGCCAAGTGTATCCGATGGTTGCCCCGCAGCCAGGCCAAGGCCGCCACCTCCTCGCCGGCTTTCAAGCTTCGCAAACCTCGATTGTAAAAATGGGTTTGGACCAAGCCGCCGGCCAAGCCGAGGCTGTCGGAGACAACCGCCGCCCGCTGGCTCGGTGAGTGCGAGGAGTCTCGCCAAAACGCCGGATCGAGCAGGGTTCGGCCGTTGATGCCCAAGCGAAGCAGGGCCGGAACTTGGAGCCCGTAGCCGGCGGCCGTTTGGAGACCGCTGCCGGAACGGCGCAGCTCCTGGGAGGAAGCGGCGGCTTCCGGCCGCAGCGCCGGCGGAACGAAGAGCCTTTGCAGCGAGCGCCCGCCCAGCCCTTCGCTTCGATACCAGCGTTGGGCGTTTTCCAGCGCAAAGGCCGGATGGCCCGGCGCCTCGCGGTAGAGACCGAGGTTGACCCGATATTGGCCGGCGGAGCTGAGATAAAGGAGCGGGATTTGGAGGGCCGCGGCGATCTCGCGGCCCCAGAGATGCCGGTTGTAGCCGGCTTCGACCGAGGAGCTCATACATTCCTTTCCACCAAGCGCGAGTGGATGAGAGGTGATGGGCGTCTCGGCAGGTCTCCTGGCTCGTGGCTGGCTCGCCGCGCTTGCCTTCCCGTTCCATCCTGGAACAGTGACTAGCGCGCGGCGGCTTGGACCACTCACAGTGGCGCGTCCGCGCCGGAATTGCACCGGCTTCCCTTAGGCCGAGACGCGTTCTTAACGATGCTTTCGGCAACTAAACAAAATTGTTGTGGGTTACCCGTAGGGGCGACCCTTGCGGTCGCCCGCATGCACGGTGCATGGGGGCAGGCGCAAGGCCTGCCCCTACACTATATCACGTCCGCGACCAAGTCGTAGTCGTGGGCTTCGACGATCTCGACCTCGAGAAATTCGCCGGGCCGGGCCGAATCGCCGGAAAGATAGGTCACGCCGTCGATTTCCGGCGCTTGGCTGTAGAGCCGGCCCTCGAAGACCAAATCGCTTTCCTCGGAAGGCCCTTCGCAGAGGGCTTTGAGCCGCTTGCCGACCAAGGCCCGATGCTTCTTGAGCGAAATGTCGCGCTGCAGTTCCATCAACCGGGCCAAGCGCTCCTGCTTGAGCTCTTCCGGGAGCTGATCGGGCAGCGTCGCCGCCGCCGTGTCCTCCTCCTGCGAATAGGCAAAGACGCCGACCCGGTCGAATTCCTGCTCGCGAAGGAAAGCATAGAGCTCCTCGAACTCGGCGTCGGTCTCGCCGGGATAGCCGACGATGAAGGTGCTGCGCAGGGCCAGGTCGGGCATCGCTTTCTTCAGTTTGTCCAGGACCTGCCGGACGTAGCGGCCGGGCGAGCCGCGCTTCATCGAGCGCAGGATCCGCTCGTTGATGTGCTGCAAGGGCATGTCGACGTAGCGGACGACGTGCTCGGCCTGGCTCAAGGCCCCGATCAGCCGGTCGCCGAACTCCAAGGGATACATGTAGAGCGGCCGCAGCCAAAAGTCGCCGGGGATGGCGTCGAGGCGGCCGATCAGCTCGGCCAGACTGGAGCCGTCGCGCAGGTCCTTGCCGTATTCGTTCAAATCCTGGGCAATGAGGTTGAACTCCTTGACGCCGGTCGCGACCAATTCGCGGACCTCGCGGACGATCGAATCCATCGGCCGGCTCTTCAAATCGCCGCGGATGTGGGGGATCACGCAGAAGGAGCAGCGATGGGAGCAGCCTTCGGAAATTTTCAGGTAGCTGTAGTGCCGGGGCGTCGCCAAGATCCGGGGCAGATCGGGATCGGGCAAAAGCTGGCGGGCGGGCGAAAAATCGGAAAGCTTGAGCTTGGCGATCTCCTCGGGCAAGAGCCGCTCGCCGACTTGGACCCGCTCGGCCGAGCCGCCCAGCTTGGCCTTCAACATCGGGCCGAGCCGGTCGAACTCGCCCAAGCCGACGAAGAGATCGACCTCGGGCATCTCCTGGGCCATCTCCCGGCCGTAGCGCTGGCTCAAGCAGCCGGTGGCCACCACCACTTGGCAACGGCCTTCCTCTTTATAGCGCGAGGCATCGAAGAGCTTTCCGATCGACTCGCGCTTGGAATCCTCGACGAAGCCGCAGGTGTTGACCACGATCACCTCGGCCTCTTCGGGCTGGGTGGTGAAAGTGAAGCCGTCGGCCTTCAGGCCACCGAGCATCAGCTCGGCATCGACCAGGTTTTTCGGGCAGCCGAGGGAGATCAGGCAGACTTTTTTGGCCGGGGATTCCATGAGGGGGCTGGCTTAGCATCCTTGAGGGCGGCGGTACAATATGGAAACGAAACCGCGGTCAGGGCCTCAATCGGAGCTTTCCTTGCGGTAAATCAGGTAATGGAGCCGGGGGTTGCCCGCCGCCGGACCAAAACCGCCGGAAACCGGCGATCGCGGGACGTTATAGCGATCTTCGAGCAAGCGCAGGCGGGAGCTGTTCCCCACGACTTGGACCAGGTCTTGGATGTCCTCGCGGACGTCGGACACGATGAAGGCGCTGCCGCCGTTGACCAGCTTGGCGTTGATGGCTTGATCGAGAAAATGGTGCAAGCTCCGGTAGCGCTCGGGCTGGTCCCGCGGCGGGAGATCTCCGGGCTTGAAGGGAAAATAAGCCTCGATGAGGTCGGCGTTGGCCGAACCGTACCAGTCGGCTCGAACGACCGAGCTGTCGGCAATCTCAGAGACGGCCGGCGTCTCATGCAGCATCAAATGCTTCACCATCCGCTCGGTGAGCTCGGCGTTATCCGAATGGCGATCGATGTGAATCACCGAATGGCCTTTTCGGATTAGGTCGAGGGTGCGGAAGGCTTGGCTGTCGCCCAGGACCGCCACCGTCATGCCGCGACGGGGTAATTGATAGAGCCCGTCTTCGTCCATCCGATAAGGGAAATTCGAGGGTCGGGGATAGAAGCCCGGGCCGGCCTTAACGCCGGGAGCCGGAATTCCAACCAAGCCCAAGGTCGCCGGTCCGATTTGAAAGCTTAAGCCGTGGATCGGCAGAGCCACCGAGCTTCGGGCGTCGCCCCGGAGATTTTGAGCGGCGGCGAGCGACTCGCCGGCCAGGGAATAGCCGCCGGCCGGGTTGGACACCACATCGCCGGTCCGCTCCTCGCTGAATTCGCGCTGCTGAGCCAGGGCCGGATAAACCGCCTTGTAGGCCGCCGCGGCGAGGGCATGGCGCTCGGGATTGCCGAAAGCGCTTCGGTCGCCGGTCAAGTCGACGCCGATCCCGATCAAGCCGCTCGACCAGGGGCCCGGCTCGATCAGGGCGATGCCGATCCCGATCTCGCCTTCGTCCGAGAGCGAGACGAGCATTGAATTGCCGTTGAGCCGGTGAGCCGCCATCCCGCTCAAGAAGGGCCGGCCGTGGCGAAAGCGAATTTCGCGGGCATGCTCGGCGACGTCGAGCGAGAGCAGGTTGCAAACCGCGGTTTTCACCGCCACCAAACTGGCCACCCGCGAATAAAAGGCCTCGCTGCGCTCGGCCAAGGGCCGCGAAGCTTGGGGCAACAGAGCCTGCTCTTCGACGGTGAAATAGCTGTCGAGCGAGGCTTGGAAGTTTTCCGGCGAAACGCTCGCCATCTCCTTGAACATCAAAGTGTTCGCGGCCTCGATCGAAACCTCGCCGACTTTGCCATCGAGCAGGATGTCGAATTCGCCGTAGAGTCGTTGGATCATGGCCCGGGTTTGGGACTCGCTCAAGCTCAAGGGCGCGGTCTCGGCGCCGGCCGGCAGCGGAGCGGTCACCGCGGCCCGGCCCTCGGCCAAGGTCCGGCCCCGAGCCTTGGCCTCTTTGCCCAAAGCGACGTAGCCTTGGCCGAACTTGGCCCAGGGAATCTCGATGCTGAAACGTTGGTAGGGATAATCGGCCGGCGCCGGCCGGTTCTCGACCGGGCCCGATTGCCATTCCTTTTGCAGAAGGAGGTCGGCCAGGGCATCGACGTAGCCATTGG from bacterium includes the following:
- a CDS encoding thioredoxin family protein, with product MKTLLALFALLLSPSLSLAEAVVGQAAPAFQVKDAGGKDQSLQAYAGQWLVLEWYNKDCPYVKKHYGSGNMQSLQKAYTAKGVKWLTVISSAPGKQGYLEPAQALANAQAAGSSATAILIDSSGTMGQAYGAKTTPHMYVIDPKGQLVYAGAIDDNNSADPAVIPASKNYVSAALDAAMAGRPVAVASSQPYGCSVKY
- a CDS encoding thioredoxin family protein, producing the protein MKRLLFSLVALFLVFSSARADTEIRGDHVQIRLVPLPPLSDRSPAFGIEFRIDPDWHIYWRNPGDSGAAPKFKVEAKGGQVRGPEWPAPERIPYGTLTNYGYNRRVLFPFQAQLNPGSDELDLTIGLEWLVCKVDCIPGFGKLATVLRPDAAVPAPAADPAHPLPQADAGWSLGRRSDGGNSARFELRNAKVDLKNLREVDLFPLNGELFATRAPSFQIDGEALRVEIAWAANAKRDTAPIDFLLSYREGDKPRQATILTAGPAPAAERSLAQALLFALLGGLLLNLMPCVFPVLSIKALSLAREAHDRRALRHAGLSYGAGVLLAFGLLGGLLLLLRAGGQALGWGFQLQSPLFVFAMALLFFAIGLNFLEFFELGNSWARWAGRLQGRDSRRSAFGTGLLATLIATPCTAPFMGSALGFSLLLPSWQALLIFLALGLGMALPLLGLCYFPWWTRHLPKPGPWMQRLREFFAFPMFLTAVWLGWVLVRQAGNEAALALGAAAVGLALALWIFRWGEGRWGFRIVGALFLAASLILPAIALRSGSERRAMAESSPWLPFQENSLREAAAQGRPVFVDFTASWCITCQWNKKTVLEKTETLKLFRDHGLLLLRADWTDQDPVITRALAAQGRNSVPLYLFQNEKGEVKLLPELLSFSDLQNLFKEPPL
- a CDS encoding ATP-binding protein; the protein is MLASVGWLPETIRKVSLPSLVFCTLFLWNGIVYLGFSRILPLGREERSRYLFFGLTSLGLAVCSFGTFWLYSSPGLAESLFWCQLQIAATLPAFITFVLFTSLSLHIHRIYFFRIVPWLSLLFAPFIFIEGMFFKNAPSVTVFSLGSHSTRVLEAEPGPVFFLYLLWVIPNLFYLAVAWIRYYRQHLEGVALPLGFSIFVLSLINDIMIVTKVYSFFYLAEFGFAVFILSMGVQLFKHYVEGMRLLDAKTREVAALNEEMQFLVGAMSHDLKAPLISIRGFADLLEEESDQEKSRNFLRRIEANADQMLGLIEDILNYIKVGWVLRDRGPVEVAKVLDEVLLQLAGSDPTLPSRLVTPERWPPLHSSAKGLRHILLNLLQNAAKFCPQGKIHLDCTRRPGGVELTVSDEGPGVAPELRDQIFAPFFRSHRGVPGSGMGLAIVKKTAERLGGKAWLDPAPRRGACFKVYLPSI
- the rimO gene encoding 30S ribosomal protein S12 methylthiotransferase RimO codes for the protein MESPAKKVCLISLGCPKNLVDAELMLGGLKADGFTFTTQPEEAEVIVVNTCGFVEDSKRESIGKLFDASRYKEEGRCQVVVATGCLSQRYGREMAQEMPEVDLFVGLGEFDRLGPMLKAKLGGSAERVQVGERLLPEEIAKLKLSDFSPARQLLPDPDLPRILATPRHYSYLKISEGCSHRCSFCVIPHIRGDLKSRPMDSIVREVRELVATGVKEFNLIAQDLNEYGKDLRDGSSLAELIGRLDAIPGDFWLRPLYMYPLEFGDRLIGALSQAEHVVRYVDMPLQHINERILRSMKRGSPGRYVRQVLDKLKKAMPDLALRSTFIVGYPGETDAEFEELYAFLREQEFDRVGVFAYSQEEDTAAATLPDQLPEELKQERLARLMELQRDISLKKHRALVGKRLKALCEGPSEESDLVFEGRLYSQAPEIDGVTYLSGDSARPGEFLEVEIVEAHDYDLVADVI